Part of the Paenibacillus sp. JNUCC32 genome is shown below.
GCCCCGTCCTGAATCAGATTCCCGGCATGGACGGCACTCTCCACATGCAGCCGTTCACTGTAATAGACCATGTATTTCTTGCCCGTCTCCGCGGCTTTCGCGCGTGCAGCGTTCACCTGCTCCAGCGTGGTGAACGGCGTTTTATCCGTGAAATAATCCTTGCCGTGCGACATGACCTTCAGGCCAAGCTCGCATCTCTCCGAAGGAATGGCGGCAGCCGCCACCAGATGAACTTCGGTATCTTCCAGCACCTGGGCCTCGGAGGAAGCCACGGCAACCTCCGGGTATGCCTTGCAAAAAGCAGCAACCTTGGCGGGGTCTGAGTCATACACCCACTTCAGCGTCGCCCCGGCCTCAATCAAGCCGTTGCACATGCCGTATATATGGCCATGCTCCAGCGACATGGCTGCAAAAATAAATTCTCCGGGCTTGCACACCGGCTGGGCCTTGCCCACCGGCGCATAGAGCATTCCATTGCTGCGGTCCATACCAAGAGCCTCCCCGATTGTAATTTAATAAGCGCCAAACGTCTTGCTCATATCCACCGGCCCGATCTCCTTGACCGTTTTCCGGGTGGACGAATTCGCTATCCGTTCTTGCAGCATCTCGTAATACAGATCTTCGTCCAACGGCAGGTCGACCCAATTGTCGGTCCAGGTGGACAAATGCATGGCATTGGACAGGGTCAATCCGTGGATTCCCTCTTCGCCCGGCGCAATCAATGGCGTTCCGTGCAAAATGGCGTCCGCAAAGTTCTGGATGATGCCGTTATGCTGCGGATTGTCCCCCGAAATCGGCACCTCGCATTTCCAGCATTCCGGTTCGCCGAAGCCCCCGGTATACTGCTGATTGAACTCCGGTTCAGGCACCCGGAGACGCCAGAAGGTAAGCTTGCCGTCCTCGATGACGATTTTACCGCGGTCTCCCGTCACTTCATACCGATTCGTGCCCGGCGCTTCCCCCGTTGTCGTAATGAAGACGGCCGTGGCGCCGTTCTCGTATTCCGCATAAGCCGTCACATCGTCTTCCACTTCAATGTTCCGGTACTTGCCGAACGAACAAAATGCGCGGATTCTTTTCGGCATCATGCCGGTTGTCCACTGCCACAGATCCAGCTGGTGCGGAGATTGGTTAATCAGGACGCCTCCGCCTTCTCCCGCCCAAGTCGCGCGCCATCCGCCTGAATCGTAATAACTCTGTGAGCGGTACCAATTCGTGACGATCCAATTCATTCGCCGCACCTCGCCGAGCTCGCCGGCCGCGATGAGCTCTCTAAGCTTTTTATACAGCGGATTGCAGCGCTGATTGTACATGATCGAGAACACTTTGCCGCTGGCTTCGGCCGCGCGGTTCATTTCCCGCACCTGCTTCGTATACACGCCCGCCGGCTTCTCAATCAGGACGTGGAGTCCTTGGTTCAGGCACGCGATGGCCACTTGAGGATGGGCATAATGGGGCGTTGCGATAATCACCGCATCGATCTCTCCCGAAGAGATCATAGCGTCCGTGTCACTCCAAATTTTCACGTCCGAAGGGAGCGTAGCCCTCGCTTCTTCCTGCTTGGCCGGGTTGAGGTCGCATATGGCGCTAAGCCGCGCCCCCGCAATCCGCCCCGCGGCAAGCGATTTGGCATGCGAAAAACCCATCCCCAGTCCGATAACCCCTACTCTTACCTGTTCCATATCTATCGCCTCCTTCATAAGTGTCCTATACGCTTTGTTTATGGTCTGCCCACATGTTCATCTGCTCGGCAAAACGAAGCAGCATCTCCCTGGATTCAAACGTCCCGCTAAAATCCTCGATTCCGTAGTAACCTTCATAGCCGACCGACTGCAAATCCTGTATGACCTGCTTCCATGGGACGGCCCCTTGGTCAAGCGAGACCCATTCTCCGGACCAGGATGCCGAGCTTCCATCCTTCGAAGGCGTTTTTCGATATCCCCCGTTCTTCACATGGACATGAGCCAGGTAGGGACCGAGAAGCTCCAAGCCCATCCGGTAGTTCTCGTAACCTTCA
Proteins encoded:
- a CDS encoding Gfo/Idh/MocA family protein; the protein is MEQVRVGVIGLGMGFSHAKSLAAGRIAGARLSAICDLNPAKQEEARATLPSDVKIWSDTDAMISSGEIDAVIIATPHYAHPQVAIACLNQGLHVLIEKPAGVYTKQVREMNRAAEASGKVFSIMYNQRCNPLYKKLRELIAAGELGEVRRMNWIVTNWYRSQSYYDSGGWRATWAGEGGGVLINQSPHQLDLWQWTTGMMPKRIRAFCSFGKYRNIEVEDDVTAYAEYENGATAVFITTTGEAPGTNRYEVTGDRGKIVIEDGKLTFWRLRVPEPEFNQQYTGGFGEPECWKCEVPISGDNPQHNGIIQNFADAILHGTPLIAPGEEGIHGLTLSNAMHLSTWTDNWVDLPLDEDLYYEMLQERIANSSTRKTVKEIGPVDMSKTFGAY